GGGCTTCACTCCTTTCCTTTCCGCTGCAGGAATCGATTGCCTGTTGAATGGCTTTAGGGTCGGTTGTCCCTACAAGGTCAATGAGTTCAATTTCCCGGAGAAAGCGAGAGATTGCAGTAGCCGGAATTTCGTCAAGATAAGGTATCACTCCTTCCGAACCGATAATCTTTTTTGACCCTCCGAAAGTCGAAACCCCATTCTCGACAAGTGCCAGCAAGGATTGCCCGGCAAAATGGTCACTTTCCTTTCCGCAGACTATCAGGCAACTGATATTGGGGTTCGAGAGCACATTAACTATCACCTTCTCAATCCCAAAATTTTCCGTAAAACAGGTTCCGCAGATAGCGTAGTTTTTCAGGTTCAGGCTTTGATAATCAGAAGCGAGGGTTACTACTGCTGCATGAGATTTTGGGTCTCCTACTATATAATCACCGGGAGTTACAGGCCATTCCATGTAAAAGCACCTTTTCTTAGTAATTCTTCAAGTTAAAAGTTTTTCCTAAGTTCATTTTTAATAACTTGCAATTTTCTCTTAATTTGTTATTAAATGAGATATCAATTTCTGTTTGACTTTATGAAGTTGAGTTATGTGTGAGTCTACATTTTCGATGTTACCGATGCTTCTTTCTGTTGTTTTATACTCTTCTTTTTATTTTTCAAAAGTGCAATTCTCTCATCCCTACTCCAACAACTAGTAAATTTGTTTCCATAGGAGGATGATTCCAGCCATCAGGAGAAACAGTTTTTTTCTCAATTGAGATCTCAACCTGGTTGCCACTTAGTCCACAATCTCTCATATAGTCTTCAACAAGTTTTTTTCCAATATCGGTTGCCGTCTCCAGAGCTTCTGAGTAAGTATCAAATCTCAGCCTACTGCCTGGAGCAAATATAAGGAAATCCTTGTCTGGAGACATGAGACTTGCTGGCCTTATGAGAATTTCAGCTCTTTTGATTCCTTTTCCTACAAGTGCTCCAACTGCATTTCCTACCTCAGCATGTTCTGGAACTAAGATATCCGCGTCTATAAACTCTTCCAATTCCTTTCTGTGCGCTCTAACAGGTCCCCCAAGCAGGACAACAGGAACTTGCAGTTTGAATTTAGCAGGATAGTTCCCATCCAGAATCTTCTCAATGGATTCATATGGAACTCCTGTCAGGATATATGAGAGAAGTTGAAGTGCCATGTTTCGTGCAACTTTCTTTTTTATGGCAGTACAGAGTTCTCCCGGTGTCATGCGCATAAGTCTTGCAAGTCTTTCTGCACCTATACGTGAAGCTTCTTCACTCCAGGCTGTATATTCTCCTAACACATGAAGAGCGTCGGTAGGTGTGAAGCCAATTGCCTGAACAAGGCGTTTTTTGATGAGACAGTCTAGAGTCTGAGGATGAACATCTTTTCTTATAAGGGCTGAGATTTCAAACACAGAAACAGGTTCTTCCCCTATTACCTCCAGTACTTCAGCTTCGGCTTTACTTAGTTCTCCTGCAGCATATTCAGATCTTACAAAGAACTTTGTGGGTTGGATGTTCTCACAGAGATCTTCTCTGGCAGGCATGGGCGTTCTTTTGAGGTTATTTAAAAAATTTGGATACTTTATTGCAGCGACTGCAAGTGGTATGACTCGCCTGGGCCCGAGGAAGAGTTCCCTGTTTACAGCCCAGATATGGCTATCTCCGCCTGTAGCTGTGGTTTCCATCCTGATCGCCCTTACGCGGGTCTTCCATCCACCTACAACAGCTCCCTCGTCGCTCAAGTCAGGAACACCCATACAGATTGAAGAGATATCCGTACTTGTGCCTCCTACATCAATTACGGCACAGGTCTCAAGTCCGGAGAGATAGGAAGCTCCAACAAGACTTGCTGCCGGACCTGAGAAAATAGTTTCTATTGGCTTTTGAAGTGCATCTTTGATTCCGACCACTGAGCCATCACATTTGAGCATAAGGAGCCGAGCATTAATTCCTCGTTCTTTAATATCTTTTATTATGGACTGAACGAACTGTCTTGTTATGGGGATTAGCTGTGCATTCAGAAAAGCTGTTACTGCCCTTTCGTAAGCCCCCAATTCTTGAGAAAGCTCGTGTCCACAAACGACAGGCAGCCCCGTAAGCTCAAGGATTCGGTCCTTTGCTTTAAGTTCATGTTCCGGGTTCCTCGTGCTGAAATAGGATGATATGGCAAAAGCTGAAACCCTGTCCTTAACCTGCAGGGCAAATTTCTCAATAGACTTCAAGTCTAGAGAAGCTTTTTCTTCTCCATTGTGGTCATGTCCACCTGTAACAAAAAGTACGTGTTCAGTTGGTAATTCCCGTTCAAGAGGATGATCTCCTATAAGAATCATGGCTACTGGAAAACCGGTACCCTCAAGAATAGTATTGGTAGAAAGAGTTGTAGAAACCGAAACTAGCTTTATGTTTTTAAGATAATCAGGATTCAGGCCGTCTATTACGTTTTTGATGCCAATGTGTAGATCTGGGTAGGTAGTAAGTGCCTTATTCGAATCTACAATGACGCCATCCGAGTCTCTAACAAGCACTGCATCGGTGTATGTGCCTCCTGCGTCAATCCCCAAGCTATACTGCATGTTAAAACAACTCCTTTTTTGCTATTTTGAGGAAATTATGATATTCTTTTATTTTGTCTATACTCTTGAATATGTTGTGATATGTCTTTTAGCAAGAAAGGCAACAAAACAAGAAGAGGCTAAATCCTCCAAAATAAGGATATGCCTCATGTGTACAGCTTTAATTGATTGTAAAAACTATACTGCACAGACTATTTCGTTGTTACCTCAGGCGCGGTTAAATTCTTAATAATC
The Methanosarcina thermophila TM-1 genome window above contains:
- a CDS encoding tetrahydromethanopterin S-methyltransferase subunit A, producing MTKKRCFYMEWPVTPGDYIVGDPKSHAAVVTLASDYQSLNLKNYAICGTCFTENFGIEKVIVNVLSNPNISCLIVCGKESDHFAGQSLLALVENGVSTFGGSKKIIGSEGVIPYLDEIPATAISRFLREIELIDLVGTTDPKAIQQAIDSCSGKERSEAPELSMPEIHEHSWKKYENEVKQNVMSKIKKG
- a CDS encoding hydantoinase/oxoprolinase family protein → MQYSLGIDAGGTYTDAVLVRDSDGVIVDSNKALTTYPDLHIGIKNVIDGLNPDYLKNIKLVSVSTTLSTNTILEGTGFPVAMILIGDHPLERELPTEHVLFVTGGHDHNGEEKASLDLKSIEKFALQVKDRVSAFAISSYFSTRNPEHELKAKDRILELTGLPVVCGHELSQELGAYERAVTAFLNAQLIPITRQFVQSIIKDIKERGINARLLMLKCDGSVVGIKDALQKPIETIFSGPAASLVGASYLSGLETCAVIDVGGTSTDISSICMGVPDLSDEGAVVGGWKTRVRAIRMETTATGGDSHIWAVNRELFLGPRRVIPLAVAAIKYPNFLNNLKRTPMPAREDLCENIQPTKFFVRSEYAAGELSKAEAEVLEVIGEEPVSVFEISALIRKDVHPQTLDCLIKKRLVQAIGFTPTDALHVLGEYTAWSEEASRIGAERLARLMRMTPGELCTAIKKKVARNMALQLLSYILTGVPYESIEKILDGNYPAKFKLQVPVVLLGGPVRAHRKELEEFIDADILVPEHAEVGNAVGALVGKGIKRAEILIRPASLMSPDKDFLIFAPGSRLRFDTYSEALETATDIGKKLVEDYMRDCGLSGNQVEISIEKKTVSPDGWNHPPMETNLLVVGVGMRELHF